The DNA region CACCGCGAAGATGCAGATGATCCAGATCGGCATCCAGAAGATCGTGTGCGGATCGCGTGCGATGAACAGGTTGTCGATCAGCGGCTGCAGCAGGTTGGTGAACAACGAGAGGCAGGCCGGGTCGATGATCATGCCGATGATGGCGATGATGCCGGCGGTGCGGAACCGTCTCGTGTAGCTGAGCAGACGCTTGTACGTCTGCCAGGTCCGGACATCCCAGACCGAAACGCGTGGAGTACTCACTGGGCCGAAGCCGCCTCGGACGGCGTCGTGGCGATGGACAGGCGGGTAAAGCCGACCTGGCCCAGCGCATCCATGGCGCGCACGACATTCTGGTGGGGGGTCATGGCATCGGCGCGGATCACCACGAGGCGATTGCGATCGTCGCCCGCGACGCGCTGGATGGCGGTCTTGAGCGGCTCGATGCCCTCGCCCATCACTTCGTCGCTGCCGACGGAGTAATGGCCGTCGCGGTCGATGACCACGTTGAGCGCGTTGTCGGTGCCTTCGCGCGCCTCACTGTCCGCCTTGGGCAGGTTGACCTTGAGGCGCGAATGCTGGACGAAGGTGGTGCTGAGCACGAAGAACATCAGCAGGGTGAGCAGGACGTCGATCAGCGAGATCACGTTGATCTCGAAGTCGTCCTCACGGCGGGAACCGATGCGCATGGATCAGCCAGCCTGCGGCGCGGCGGCTTCCGCGGCGGTGCGACGACGCGGCGCGGCGGGACGCGGGGCCGACAGGTCGTCGAGCAGCGCGGTTGCCTCTTTTTCCATCTGGACGACGTAGCCGCTCACCCTGGAGCGGAAATAACGGTGCAGCACGTAGGCCGGGATCGAGACGATCAGGCCGAAGGCCGTGCAGATCAGGGCTTCGCCGATACCGCCGGCCATCTTGGTCGGGTCGCCGATACCGCCGGCCATCACGCCCATGAACATGCGGATCAGGCCGATGACCGTGCCCAGCAGGCCGAGCAGCGGACCGATCAGGGCGATGGTGCCGAGCGTATTGAGGTAGCGCTCCATGCGGTGGACCACGTGACGGCCGCTGTCCTCGATGCGCTCCTTGATGAGCTCACGCGGACGGTCGCGCACGGCCAGCGCGCCAGCGAACAGCTCGCCCAGCGGCGACCCCTTCTCCAGCGCGGCAAGGTGCGCCGCGTCCAGCTGTGCCGAGCGGGCCCACTGCCGCACCTCTTCACCCAGCCCCGGCGGCAGCACGGCCGCCCGACGCAGGGCCCAGAAGCGTTCGAACACGATCGCCATGACGACCAGCGAGCAGATCAGGATCGGCAGCAATGCCCAGCCGCCAGCGAGAAGGATCTCGAGCACGTGAACCCCGGAGGTACTTTTGAGTCAGGTGCGCATCATAGCAGGGCCCGGGAAAGGGACTGAGGCGCTCTTAACACTACGGCGAACGGCCAGCTCCAGAGGCCGGCTTTGGTAGGAGCCAGCCCTGCTGGCGAAAGGATCTTGCCTCAGTCTCCACGAAGAACCGAGGCAAGCATGAATCGCCAGCAGGGCTGGCTCCTACCAGGGCAGGCAAGGTCCACAGGCCCCGCCAGAGTGAAGCTCTCAGCGGTGGCCGAGGAACTCCACTTCGCTGATATCCACACCCGCTGCCGGGTCAGCCGCCACCAGACGCAGGCGGTACCAGGCATACGCCTTCGGCGTCGCCACGGCGAAGGCGCGCGTCTGCCGACGCCACGGCCAGGTCTCACCCTTGCGCTCATCGACCGGCGTGTAGTGCTT from Luteibacter mycovicinus includes:
- a CDS encoding ExbD/TolR family protein; this translates as MRIGSRREDDFEINVISLIDVLLTLLMFFVLSTTFVQHSRLKVNLPKADSEAREGTDNALNVVIDRDGHYSVGSDEVMGEGIEPLKTAIQRVAGDDRNRLVVIRADAMTPHQNVVRAMDALGQVGFTRLSIATTPSEAASAQ
- a CDS encoding MotA/TolQ/ExbB proton channel family protein; this encodes MLEILLAGGWALLPILICSLVVMAIVFERFWALRRAAVLPPGLGEEVRQWARSAQLDAAHLAALEKGSPLGELFAGALAVRDRPRELIKERIEDSGRHVVHRMERYLNTLGTIALIGPLLGLLGTVIGLIRMFMGVMAGGIGDPTKMAGGIGEALICTAFGLIVSIPAYVLHRYFRSRVSGYVVQMEKEATALLDDLSAPRPAAPRRRTAAEAAAPQAG